Proteins encoded by one window of Mycolicibacterium sp. ND9-15:
- the rpsL gene encoding 30S ribosomal protein S12 gives MPTIQQLVRKGRHDKPAKAKTAALKGSPQRRGVCTRVYTTTPKKPNSALRKVARVKLTSAVEVTAYIPGEGHNLQEHSMVLVRGGRVKDLPGVRYKIIRGSLDTQGVKNRKQARSRYGAKKEKS, from the coding sequence ATGCCAACCATCCAGCAGCTGGTCCGCAAGGGTCGCCACGACAAGCCCGCCAAGGCGAAGACCGCGGCCCTCAAGGGCAGCCCGCAGCGTCGCGGAGTGTGCACCCGCGTGTACACGACCACCCCGAAGAAGCCGAACTCGGCGCTTCGCAAGGTCGCGCGCGTCAAGCTGACCAGCGCGGTCGAGGTCACCGCATACATCCCGGGCGAGGGGCACAACCTGCAGGAGCACTCGATGGTGCTGGTGCGCGGTGGCCGTGTGAAGGACCTGCCGGGTGTGCGCTACAAGATCATCCGCGGCTCGCTGGACACCCAGGGCGTCAAGAACCGCAAGCAGGCTCGTAGCCGCTACGGCGCGAAGAAGGAGAAGAGCTGA
- the rpsG gene encoding 30S ribosomal protein S7, with translation MPRKGPAPKRPLVNDPVYGSQLVTQLVNKVLLDGKKSLAERIVYGALEQAREKTGTDPVVTLKRAMDNVKPALEVRSRRVGGATYQVPVEVRPDRSVTLALRWLVSFSKQRREKTMIERLANEIVDASNGLGAAVKRREDTHKMAEANRAFAHYRW, from the coding sequence ATGCCGCGCAAGGGACCCGCGCCCAAGCGTCCGTTGGTCAACGATCCGGTGTACGGGTCGCAGCTGGTCACCCAGCTGGTCAACAAGGTTCTCCTGGACGGGAAGAAATCACTGGCCGAACGCATTGTCTATGGTGCGCTCGAACAAGCCCGCGAGAAGACCGGCACCGATCCGGTGGTCACCCTCAAGCGCGCCATGGACAACGTCAAGCCGGCTCTCGAGGTCCGCAGCCGCCGCGTCGGTGGCGCCACCTATCAGGTTCCGGTCGAGGTCCGGCCGGACCGTTCGGTGACGCTTGCTCTGCGTTGGCTGGTGAGCTTCTCCAAGCAGCGCCGCGAGAAGACCATGATCGAGCGCCTGGCGAACGAGATCGTCGACGCCAGCAACGGCCTGGGTGCCGCCGTCAAGCGCCGTGAGGACACCCACAAGATGGCCGAAGCAAACCGCGCTTTCGCGCACTACCGCTGGTGA
- the tuf gene encoding elongation factor Tu, producing MAKAKFERTKPHVNIGTIGHVDHGKTTLTAAITKVLHDKFPDLNESRAFDQIDNAPEERQRGITINISHVEYQTDKRHYAHVDAPGHADYIKNMITGAAQMDGAILVVAATDGPMPQTREHVLLARQVGVPYILVALNKADAVDDEELIELVEMEVRELLAAQEFDEEAPVIRVSALKALEGDEKWVKSIEELMEAVDESIPDPVRETDKPFLMPVEDVFTITGRGTVVTGRVERGVINVNEEVEIVGIRPDTTKTTVTGVEMFRKLLDQGQAGDNVGLLLRGIKREDVERGQVVVKPGTTTPHTDFEGQVYILSKDEGGRHTPFFNNYRPQFYFRTTDVTGVVTLPEGTEMVMPGDNTDISVKLIQPVAMDEGLRFAIREGGRTVGAGRVTKIIK from the coding sequence GTGGCGAAGGCGAAGTTCGAGCGGACGAAGCCGCACGTCAACATCGGGACCATCGGTCACGTTGACCACGGCAAGACCACGCTGACCGCAGCAATCACCAAGGTGCTGCACGACAAGTTTCCCGATTTGAACGAGTCGCGCGCATTCGACCAGATCGACAATGCGCCTGAGGAGCGTCAGCGCGGCATCACGATCAACATCTCCCACGTGGAGTACCAGACCGACAAGCGGCACTACGCCCACGTCGACGCCCCCGGTCACGCCGACTACATCAAGAACATGATCACCGGCGCCGCCCAGATGGACGGCGCGATCCTGGTGGTCGCGGCGACCGACGGCCCGATGCCCCAGACGCGTGAGCACGTGCTGCTCGCCCGCCAGGTCGGTGTGCCCTACATCCTGGTCGCGCTGAACAAGGCCGACGCGGTCGACGACGAGGAGCTCATCGAGCTCGTCGAGATGGAGGTCCGCGAGTTGCTGGCCGCCCAGGAGTTCGACGAGGAGGCCCCGGTCATCCGCGTCTCGGCGCTCAAGGCACTCGAGGGTGACGAGAAGTGGGTCAAGAGCATCGAAGAGCTCATGGAGGCCGTCGACGAGTCGATCCCGGATCCGGTTCGTGAGACCGACAAGCCGTTCCTGATGCCCGTCGAGGACGTCTTCACGATCACCGGCCGCGGCACCGTGGTCACCGGTCGCGTCGAGCGTGGCGTGATCAACGTGAACGAGGAAGTCGAGATCGTCGGCATCCGCCCCGACACCACCAAGACCACGGTCACCGGTGTCGAGATGTTCCGCAAGCTGCTCGACCAGGGCCAGGCCGGTGACAACGTCGGTCTGCTGCTGCGCGGCATCAAGCGTGAGGACGTCGAGCGCGGCCAGGTCGTCGTGAAGCCCGGCACCACCACGCCGCACACCGACTTCGAGGGCCAGGTCTACATCCTGTCCAAGGACGAGGGTGGCCGGCACACGCCGTTCTTCAACAACTACCGTCCGCAGTTCTACTTCCGCACCACCGACGTGACCGGTGTGGTGACGCTGCCGGAGGGCACCGAGATGGTGATGCCCGGTGACAACACCGACATCTCGGTGAAGCTGATCCAGCCCGTCGCCATGGACGAGGGTCTGCGCTTCGCGATCCGCGAGGGTGGCCGTACCGTCGGCGCCGGTCGGGTGACCAAGATCATCAAGTAG
- a CDS encoding DUF3558 domain-containing protein, whose amino-acid sequence MSAGWRYRLVALAACGALVAACGSSDETPISSPAAGPGGGFRSVDCNGITDADIAAAVGSAQFTKAVVSDAGCFWQEDTVFGTVGAGMGISTWWYRGSDMDTERSLEQQAGRTLTELSVDGNKGFKAFDANACSFYVAKGGDVITWSTQTMNPTTLPDLCSITGQLAELSQERVN is encoded by the coding sequence ATGTCCGCCGGCTGGAGGTACCGACTTGTCGCGCTGGCCGCCTGCGGCGCGCTGGTCGCGGCGTGCGGGTCGTCCGACGAGACGCCGATCTCGTCACCGGCGGCCGGCCCCGGCGGCGGCTTCCGCAGTGTCGACTGCAACGGCATCACCGACGCCGACATCGCGGCCGCGGTCGGCTCGGCGCAGTTCACCAAGGCCGTCGTCAGCGACGCCGGCTGCTTCTGGCAGGAGGACACGGTGTTCGGCACCGTGGGCGCGGGCATGGGGATCTCGACCTGGTGGTATCGCGGCAGCGACATGGACACCGAGCGATCGCTGGAACAGCAGGCCGGCCGCACATTGACCGAACTGTCGGTCGACGGGAACAAAGGGTTCAAGGCGTTCGACGCAAATGCGTGCAGTTTCTATGTGGCCAAGGGCGGCGACGTCATCACCTGGTCGACCCAGACGATGAACCCCACAACGCTGCCCGATCTGTGCTCGATTACCGGGCAACTCGCCGAGCTCAGTCAGGAGCGCGTCAACTGA
- the fusA gene encoding elongation factor G, with translation MAQKDVLTDLNKVRNIGIMAHIDAGKTTTTERILYYTGVNYKIGETHDGASTTDWMEQEQERGITITSAAVTCFWNDNQINIIDTPGHVDFTVEVERSLRVLDGAVAVFDGKEGVEPQSEQVWRQADKYDVPRICFVNKMDKIGADFYFTVRTIEERLGATPLVIQLPIGAENDFIGVVDLVEMKAKVWRGETALGEKYEVEDIPAELAEKAEEYRTKLLETVAETDEELLDKYVGGEELTVAEIKAAIRKLTVTSELYPVLCGSAFKNKGVQPMLDAVIDYLPSPLDVESVQGHVPGKEDEAISRKPSTEEPFSALAFKIAVHPFFGKLTYVRVYSGTVESGSQVINSTKGKKERLGKLFQMHANKENPVERASAGHIYAVIGLKDTTTGDTLSDANEQIVLESMTFPDPVIEVAIEPKTKSDQEKLGTAIQKLAEEDPTFKVHLDQETGQTVIGGMGELHLDILVDRMKREFKVEANVGKPQVAYRETIKRKVEKVEFTHKKQTGGSGQFAKVLIDLEPFTGEDGATYEFENKVTGGRIPREYIPSVDAGAQDAMQYGVLAGYPLVNLKVTLLDGAYHEVDSSEMAFKVAGSQVLKKAAQAAQPVILEPIMAVEVTTPEDYMGDVIGDLNSRRGQIQAMEERSGARVVKALVPLSEMFGYVGDLRSKTQGRANYSMVFDSYAEVPAAVSKEIIAKATGQ, from the coding sequence GTGGCACAGAAGGACGTGCTGACCGACCTGAACAAGGTCCGCAACATCGGCATCATGGCCCACATCGATGCCGGTAAGACCACGACGACCGAGCGCATCCTGTACTACACCGGTGTCAACTACAAGATCGGTGAGACGCACGACGGCGCTTCGACCACCGACTGGATGGAGCAGGAGCAGGAGCGGGGTATCACGATCACCTCCGCCGCAGTCACTTGCTTCTGGAACGACAACCAGATCAACATCATCGACACCCCGGGCCATGTCGACTTCACCGTGGAAGTCGAGCGCTCGCTTCGGGTTCTTGATGGCGCAGTCGCCGTCTTCGACGGCAAAGAGGGCGTGGAACCGCAGTCCGAGCAGGTCTGGCGGCAGGCCGACAAGTACGACGTCCCGCGCATCTGCTTCGTCAACAAGATGGACAAGATCGGCGCCGACTTCTACTTCACCGTGCGCACCATCGAGGAGCGACTTGGGGCGACTCCCTTGGTGATCCAGCTGCCGATCGGCGCCGAGAACGACTTCATCGGCGTCGTCGACCTGGTCGAGATGAAGGCCAAGGTGTGGCGCGGCGAGACCGCCCTCGGGGAGAAGTATGAGGTCGAGGACATCCCGGCCGAGCTCGCCGAGAAGGCCGAGGAGTACCGGACCAAGCTGCTCGAGACCGTCGCCGAGACAGACGAGGAGCTGTTGGACAAGTACGTCGGCGGCGAGGAGCTCACGGTCGCCGAGATCAAAGCGGCGATTCGCAAGCTGACCGTCACCTCCGAGCTGTACCCGGTCCTGTGCGGCAGCGCGTTCAAGAACAAGGGCGTGCAGCCCATGCTCGACGCGGTCATCGACTACCTGCCGTCGCCGCTAGACGTGGAGTCCGTGCAGGGTCATGTGCCCGGCAAAGAGGACGAGGCCATCAGCCGCAAGCCGTCGACCGAGGAGCCGTTCTCGGCGCTCGCGTTCAAGATTGCGGTGCACCCGTTCTTCGGCAAGCTGACCTACGTCCGCGTCTACTCGGGCACCGTCGAGTCCGGTTCGCAGGTCATCAACTCGACCAAGGGCAAGAAGGAGCGGCTGGGCAAGCTGTTCCAGATGCACGCCAACAAGGAGAACCCGGTAGAGCGGGCCTCGGCGGGGCACATCTATGCCGTCATCGGCCTCAAGGACACCACCACCGGCGACACCCTCTCCGACGCGAACGAGCAGATCGTGCTGGAGTCGATGACGTTCCCCGATCCGGTGATCGAGGTGGCCATCGAGCCCAAGACCAAGAGCGACCAGGAGAAGCTCGGCACCGCGATCCAGAAGCTCGCCGAGGAGGATCCGACGTTCAAGGTCCACCTGGACCAGGAGACCGGCCAGACCGTCATCGGCGGCATGGGCGAGCTGCACCTCGACATCCTCGTCGACCGGATGAAGCGCGAGTTCAAGGTCGAGGCCAACGTCGGCAAGCCGCAGGTGGCCTACCGCGAGACCATCAAGCGCAAGGTCGAGAAGGTCGAGTTCACCCACAAGAAGCAGACGGGTGGCTCGGGCCAGTTCGCGAAGGTGCTCATCGACCTCGAGCCGTTCACCGGCGAGGACGGGGCGACCTACGAGTTCGAGAACAAGGTCACCGGCGGTCGTATCCCGCGCGAGTACATTCCATCGGTCGACGCCGGCGCCCAGGACGCCATGCAGTACGGCGTGCTGGCCGGCTATCCGCTGGTCAACCTCAAGGTGACGCTGCTCGACGGCGCCTACCACGAGGTGGACTCGTCGGAAATGGCCTTCAAGGTCGCAGGTTCGCAGGTGCTCAAGAAAGCGGCACAGGCTGCGCAGCCGGTGATCCTCGAGCCGATCATGGCGGTCGAAGTGACCACACCCGAGGACTACATGGGTGACGTGATCGGCGACCTGAACTCCCGCCGTGGTCAGATCCAGGCCATGGAGGAGCGATCGGGTGCCCGCGTCGTCAAGGCGCTGGTACCGCTGTCGGAGATGTTCGGCTATGTCGGCGACCTTCGGTCGAAGACCCAGGGCCGGGCAAACTACTCCATGGTGTTCGACTCGTACGCCGAAGTTCCGGCGGCCGTGTCGAAGGAGATCATCGCGAAGGCGACGGGGCAGTGA
- a CDS encoding TetR/AcrR family transcriptional regulator — protein MAQPSNASARRPHRLSRESIVNAALTFLDREGWDALTINALATQLGTKGPSLYNHVNSLEDLRRTVRMRVVGDIIGMLTNVAEGRTRDDAVTAMASAYRSYAHHHPGRYSAFTRMPLGGDDPEFTEATRAAATPVIAVLASYGLEGENAFYAALEFWSAMHGFVLLEMTGAMDGVDTDAVYSDMVMRLASGMERR, from the coding sequence ATGGCACAGCCCTCGAACGCGTCGGCCAGGCGACCGCACCGGCTCAGCCGCGAATCGATCGTCAACGCCGCGCTGACCTTTCTGGACCGCGAAGGCTGGGACGCGCTCACCATCAACGCGCTCGCCACCCAACTCGGCACCAAGGGGCCGTCGCTGTACAACCACGTCAACAGCCTCGAGGACCTGCGCAGAACGGTGCGGATGCGCGTCGTCGGCGACATCATCGGCATGCTCACCAACGTGGCCGAGGGCCGCACCCGCGACGACGCGGTGACCGCGATGGCCAGTGCCTACCGCAGCTACGCCCACCACCATCCGGGTCGCTATTCGGCCTTCACCCGCATGCCGTTGGGCGGTGACGACCCCGAGTTCACCGAGGCCACCAGGGCGGCGGCTACACCCGTCATCGCGGTGCTGGCGTCCTACGGACTCGAGGGTGAGAACGCGTTCTATGCGGCGCTGGAGTTCTGGTCGGCGATGCACGGCTTCGTGCTGTTGGAGATGACCGGCGCGATGGACGGTGTCGACACTGACGCGGTGTACAGCGACATGGTGATGCGGTTGGCCTCCGGCATGGAGCGCCGGTAG
- a CDS encoding NAD(P)/FAD-dependent oxidoreductase, which translates to MTTSGGIVIVGGGLAAARTAEQLRRSGYGGPVTIVSEEDHLPYDRPPLSKEVLRAETDDVTLMPAEFYEENDIVVRLGNGARSIDTAAQTVTLADGSELGYDELIIATGLVPKRIASFPDLEGIHVLRNYDESVALRQEAGSTRRAVVVGAGFIGCEVAASLRKLGVEVALVEPQPAPLASVLGEQIGTLVARLHRAEGVDVRCGVGVSEVRGGDRVERVVLSDGAELEADLVVVGIGSQPATAWLEGSGIEVDNGVVCDNHGRASAPHVWAIGDVASWRHNLGHQVRVEHWSNVADQARVLVPTMLGQEPPTAVSVPYFWSDQYDVKIQCLGEPEAGDTVHVVADDGRKFLAYYERNGVVAGVVGGGMPGKVMKVRGKIAARAPIADLLD; encoded by the coding sequence ATGACCACTTCAGGGGGCATCGTCATCGTGGGCGGCGGACTGGCGGCCGCCCGCACCGCCGAACAGTTGCGCCGGTCCGGGTACGGCGGCCCCGTCACGATCGTCAGCGAAGAGGATCATCTGCCCTACGACCGGCCTCCGCTGTCCAAGGAAGTGCTGCGCGCCGAGACCGACGACGTCACGCTCATGCCCGCGGAGTTCTACGAGGAGAACGACATCGTCGTGCGACTCGGAAACGGTGCACGGTCGATCGACACGGCCGCACAGACGGTGACACTCGCCGACGGCAGCGAACTCGGCTACGACGAGCTCATCATCGCCACCGGCCTGGTGCCCAAGCGCATTGCGTCGTTCCCTGACCTCGAGGGCATTCATGTGCTGCGCAACTACGACGAGAGCGTGGCCCTACGGCAGGAGGCCGGCTCGACCCGGCGCGCCGTCGTCGTGGGCGCCGGGTTCATCGGCTGTGAGGTGGCGGCGAGCCTGCGCAAGCTCGGCGTCGAGGTGGCGCTGGTGGAGCCGCAGCCCGCACCGCTGGCGTCGGTGCTCGGTGAACAGATCGGTACGCTGGTGGCCAGGCTGCACCGCGCCGAGGGGGTCGACGTGCGCTGCGGCGTCGGCGTATCGGAGGTGCGGGGCGGCGATCGAGTCGAGAGGGTGGTGCTCAGCGACGGCGCCGAACTCGAAGCGGATCTGGTGGTCGTGGGTATCGGTTCGCAACCGGCGACCGCGTGGCTCGAAGGCAGCGGCATCGAGGTCGACAACGGCGTCGTCTGCGACAACCACGGCCGTGCGAGCGCACCACACGTCTGGGCGATCGGCGATGTCGCTTCGTGGCGGCACAATCTCGGTCATCAAGTGCGCGTTGAGCATTGGAGCAACGTCGCCGATCAGGCCCGTGTCCTGGTGCCGACGATGCTCGGGCAGGAGCCGCCGACCGCGGTCTCGGTGCCGTACTTCTGGAGCGATCAGTACGACGTCAAGATCCAGTGCCTCGGCGAACCGGAGGCGGGCGACACGGTGCACGTCGTCGCGGACGACGGCCGCAAGTTCCTCGCCTACTACGAGCGCAACGGCGTGGTGGCCGGGGTGGTCGGCGGCGGCATGCCGGGCAAGGTGATGAAGGTGCGCGGCAAGATCGCGGCGCGCGCACCGATCGCCGACCTCCTGGATTGA
- a CDS encoding DUF3060 domain-containing protein has translation MMWTVVARSLAASAMVSPLILAAPGAHAEPVVCNPLARECADNSVVGRHQGTDTTITGIGVVETIDCKNSTLLVNGANNQITALGSCWAVTMQGNGNIVVADNVVNDVTVYGWDQTVLYKNGAPVVLDRGRELGMTNRINRVPA, from the coding sequence ATGATGTGGACTGTTGTCGCCCGGTCACTAGCCGCATCCGCCATGGTGTCCCCGCTGATCCTCGCCGCTCCCGGCGCGCATGCGGAACCGGTGGTCTGCAACCCGTTGGCGCGTGAGTGCGCCGACAACAGCGTCGTCGGTCGCCACCAGGGGACCGATACCACCATCACGGGCATCGGCGTCGTCGAGACGATCGACTGCAAGAACTCCACGCTGCTCGTCAACGGCGCAAACAATCAGATCACCGCACTGGGCAGTTGCTGGGCGGTGACGATGCAGGGCAACGGCAACATCGTCGTGGCCGACAACGTCGTCAACGACGTGACGGTCTACGGCTGGGATCAGACCGTGCTCTACAAGAATGGGGCGCCGGTCGTCTTGGACCGCGGTCGCGAACTCGGCATGACCAACCGCATCAATCGGGTACCCGCATGA
- a CDS encoding DUF3558 domain-containing protein — protein MRWRVGSIAVAAAVAVSTAAGCAETVRGSAQRASSVVSDPQRNYGYADDRCALLDDETVQEILRAESVVRPYSGAVCQYVAFSGDVTIDATFSWFETGSLDRERALAGEHGAQVTETVVEQHSAFEARRDITGAACSATAGAGGGVLSWWVQFRGRSAGDPCVAAERLLSATLKSEM, from the coding sequence ATGCGCTGGCGGGTCGGTTCGATTGCTGTCGCGGCGGCGGTAGCGGTGTCGACGGCGGCAGGGTGTGCTGAGACCGTCAGGGGAAGCGCGCAACGGGCTTCGTCGGTCGTCTCGGATCCTCAACGCAACTACGGCTACGCCGACGACCGCTGCGCCCTGCTGGACGACGAGACCGTCCAGGAAATCCTGCGCGCCGAGAGCGTCGTGCGGCCCTACAGCGGTGCGGTCTGCCAGTACGTGGCGTTCAGCGGCGACGTGACGATCGACGCGACTTTCTCGTGGTTCGAGACCGGCAGCCTTGACCGCGAACGCGCGCTGGCCGGCGAGCACGGCGCGCAGGTCACCGAGACCGTCGTCGAGCAGCACTCCGCGTTCGAGGCCCGTCGTGACATCACCGGCGCGGCCTGCTCGGCCACCGCCGGGGCTGGCGGCGGAGTCTTGAGTTGGTGGGTACAGTTTCGCGGTCGGTCCGCTGGTGACCCGTGTGTCGCGGCGGAACGGCTCCTGTCGGCGACCCTGAAATCGGAGATGTGA
- a CDS encoding mycofactocin-coupled SDR family oxidoreductase → MTATNRPLDGRVAFITGAARGQGRAHAIRLASDGADIIAIDVCAPISETITYPMATSEELADTVRAVEATGRKALAREVDIRDLPALQQVVADGVEQFGRLDILVANAGVLSWGRTWEMSEEQWDTVIDVNLNGTWRTIRAAVPAMIAAGNGGSIIIVSSSAGLKATPGNAHYAASKHGLTALTNSLAIEAGEFGIRVNSIHPYSIETPMVEKDAMMAIFAKHPGYLHSFAPMPFNPVDEENKGLQGFMEPEEVADVVAWLACDRSKSLSGNQIVVDRGAMKH, encoded by the coding sequence GTGACGGCGACGAACCGCCCCCTGGACGGCCGAGTGGCGTTCATCACCGGCGCTGCGCGCGGACAGGGCAGGGCGCACGCGATCCGGTTGGCCAGCGACGGTGCCGACATCATCGCGATCGACGTGTGTGCCCCGATATCCGAGACGATCACCTACCCGATGGCGACGTCGGAGGAATTGGCCGACACGGTGCGCGCGGTCGAGGCGACGGGTCGCAAGGCGCTCGCCCGCGAGGTGGACATCCGGGACCTGCCCGCGTTGCAGCAGGTGGTGGCCGACGGCGTCGAGCAGTTCGGCAGGCTCGACATCCTGGTCGCCAACGCCGGTGTGCTCAGCTGGGGTCGCACCTGGGAGATGTCCGAGGAGCAGTGGGACACGGTCATCGACGTGAACCTCAACGGGACATGGCGCACCATCCGTGCGGCCGTGCCGGCGATGATCGCCGCGGGCAACGGCGGTTCGATCATCATCGTGAGCTCGTCGGCCGGACTGAAGGCCACCCCGGGCAACGCGCACTATGCGGCGTCCAAGCACGGCCTGACCGCGTTGACGAACTCTTTGGCGATCGAGGCCGGTGAGTTCGGGATCCGGGTGAACTCGATCCATCCTTACTCGATCGAGACTCCGATGGTGGAGAAGGACGCGATGATGGCGATCTTCGCCAAACACCCCGGCTACCTGCACAGCTTCGCGCCGATGCCGTTCAACCCGGTCGACGAGGAGAACAAGGGTCTTCAAGGCTTCATGGAGCCCGAGGAAGTGGCCGACGTTGTCGCGTGGCTGGCCTGTGATCGGTCGAAATCGCTATCCGGAAACCAGATCGTAGTCGACCGCGGCGCGATGAAGCACTGA
- a CDS encoding cutinase family protein, translating to MFGRLTALASATAIAGAAFAGVSAGVAQADPGCPDVHWFGAAGSGQRDGDLTANAGMGDDIYQSYRDLQQLVQRDGRTMTAEAVEYPAVAVPDDGGGIGEWLGFMGSVDAGAAALGSQYTAFTQRCPESKVVLAGYSQGAMVVHRNLQVAGANPNMVAALLIADGDRLPADPTINIGSVTSVPGAGKGVAQDWPILARAPKPLSPAIGARTISVCELGDAVCDYDPDAEEVSKVSALIHTGYTRSSGGYRWTKPLYQLVGPAPSVPEVPEALPITPLGATAPIA from the coding sequence ATGTTCGGTCGTCTCACTGCGTTGGCCAGCGCCACCGCGATTGCCGGCGCAGCCTTCGCCGGCGTCTCTGCAGGCGTGGCCCAAGCCGACCCCGGTTGCCCCGACGTGCACTGGTTCGGTGCGGCGGGCTCGGGTCAGCGCGACGGCGATCTGACCGCAAACGCAGGCATGGGCGACGACATCTACCAGTCCTACCGCGACCTGCAGCAATTGGTGCAGCGCGACGGACGCACCATGACCGCCGAGGCCGTCGAGTATCCGGCCGTTGCGGTTCCCGATGACGGCGGCGGCATCGGGGAGTGGCTCGGCTTCATGGGCAGTGTGGACGCCGGCGCCGCCGCGCTCGGGTCGCAGTACACAGCGTTCACGCAGCGCTGCCCGGAGTCGAAGGTGGTGCTCGCCGGTTACTCGCAGGGCGCGATGGTGGTGCACCGCAATCTGCAAGTGGCCGGCGCGAATCCGAACATGGTGGCCGCGCTGCTGATCGCCGACGGCGACCGCCTGCCCGCAGACCCGACGATCAACATCGGCTCCGTCACGAGCGTCCCGGGCGCCGGAAAGGGCGTCGCCCAGGACTGGCCGATCCTCGCCCGCGCCCCGAAGCCGCTGTCGCCGGCCATCGGTGCCCGCACGATCAGCGTGTGCGAACTCGGTGACGCGGTCTGCGACTACGACCCCGATGCCGAAGAAGTGTCGAAGGTATCGGCTCTCATCCACACCGGTTACACGAGGTCGAGCGGCGGATACCGGTGGACGAAGCCGCTGTATCAGCTTGTCGGACCGGCGCCTTCGGTGCCGGAGGTGCCCGAGGCGCTTCCGATCACACCACTTGGTGCGACGGCACCGATCGCCTGA
- a CDS encoding crotonase/enoyl-CoA hydratase family protein encodes MTGGVRVEKNGAVTTVVMDRPEARNAVNGPAAAGLHAAFDDFDRDDSASVAVLCGDNGTFCAGADLKAFGTPDANPVHRTGPGPMGPSRMVLSKPVIAAVSGYAVAGGLELALWCDMRVVEEDAIMGVFCRRWGVPLIDGGTVRLPRLIGHSRAMDLILTGRAVDAAEALAMGLANRVVPKGEARQRAEELAAELAKLPQQCMRADRLSALNQWGRPEAEAMDFEFGSMSRVAAESLAGAARFAAGAGRHGADA; translated from the coding sequence ATGACCGGTGGAGTTCGGGTCGAGAAGAACGGTGCCGTCACCACGGTGGTCATGGATCGCCCCGAAGCGCGCAACGCGGTCAACGGCCCGGCGGCTGCGGGGCTGCACGCGGCCTTCGACGATTTCGACAGGGACGACTCGGCGTCGGTCGCGGTGCTGTGTGGCGACAACGGAACCTTCTGCGCCGGAGCCGATCTCAAGGCATTCGGTACGCCCGACGCCAATCCGGTCCACCGCACGGGTCCCGGTCCGATGGGCCCCAGCCGGATGGTGTTGTCCAAACCGGTGATCGCCGCGGTGAGTGGTTACGCGGTCGCGGGTGGTCTGGAGTTGGCGCTGTGGTGCGATATGCGCGTCGTCGAGGAGGACGCGATCATGGGTGTGTTCTGTCGCCGCTGGGGTGTGCCGCTGATAGACGGCGGAACCGTACGGTTGCCGAGGCTGATCGGGCACAGCCGGGCAATGGATCTCATCCTCACCGGCCGCGCCGTCGATGCGGCCGAGGCTTTGGCGATGGGTCTGGCCAACCGCGTGGTGCCGAAGGGAGAAGCTCGGCAGCGGGCCGAGGAACTCGCGGCGGAACTGGCCAAGCTGCCACAGCAGTGCATGCGCGCCGACCGGCTGTCGGCGCTCAACCAGTGGGGCCGTCCGGAGGCCGAGGCGATGGACTTCGAGTTCGGCAGCATGTCTCGCGTCGCGGCCGAATCATTGGCGGGGGCAGCGCGTTTCGCGGCCGGAGCGGGCAGGCACGGCGCCGACGCCTAG
- a CDS encoding DUF3060 domain-containing protein, producing MRIYSITAAGFAAAALLLAGCGSESSDTNTPTGTAGTSGAQVEIGNTINYGSFGTTADIDCADGKSLNIGGSNNTLTVKGTCANVNIGGADNKVDFERISKEISVVGLNNRVTYRDGDPKVNDTGNNNKITKG from the coding sequence ATGCGTATCTACTCCATCACGGCGGCCGGATTCGCCGCCGCCGCGCTGCTGCTCGCCGGCTGCGGCTCCGAAAGCTCCGACACCAATACGCCCACCGGGACGGCAGGCACTTCGGGCGCCCAGGTCGAGATCGGCAACACGATCAACTACGGCTCATTCGGCACCACCGCCGACATCGACTGCGCCGACGGCAAATCGCTGAACATCGGCGGGTCGAACAACACGCTGACCGTCAAGGGCACATGCGCGAACGTGAACATCGGCGGAGCGGACAACAAGGTCGACTTCGAACGGATCTCCAAGGAGATCAGCGTCGTCGGCCTGAACAACAGGGTGACCTATCGAGACGGCGATCCGAAGGTCAACGACACCGGCAACAACAACAAGATCACCAAGGGCTGA